Proteins encoded by one window of Candidatus Scalindua japonica:
- a CDS encoding serine hydrolase domain-containing protein translates to MKIKSNVVVILFVLVILTGCATTGTHHTVKNSREAATDILNRYIGKKVPGVQYIVVDKNHTIFEYSGGLADIKNQRRMKFSTTMPAYSLTKLITAAAVLQLVERDMVSLDDKMNQYLSSRPYSNDITIRHLLSHTSGIPHPFPIRMDIEHIMMWVCPIDNSERIDEDSALVQVLQEHKKLLFKPGKKYGYSNIGYWLLGKIIESVTNQRYIDYIKENLFKPLKLEEQELGFDIYDRANHAKGYLAKYSLSNFFKRVLIDKIAWCDYEGKWLHLRGCYMNGPSVAGLIGNARGFSRFLQDQLKDNSHLFNHETKELYYTQQQNNSGKLLNTTLGWHIGKLEGVEYFYRRGNGVGFYNEMRIYPTRGIATIIMTNKRISNANRIMRKLDKIFLKSTPLTTNINF, encoded by the coding sequence ATGAAAATAAAAAGTAATGTTGTCGTAATATTATTTGTCCTGGTTATTCTTACCGGTTGTGCAACAACAGGCACACACCACACCGTGAAAAACTCACGGGAAGCAGCGACAGACATTCTTAATAGATACATTGGAAAAAAAGTCCCTGGTGTCCAGTACATTGTAGTTGACAAAAACCATACCATTTTCGAATACTCAGGCGGTTTGGCTGATATCAAAAATCAAAGACGTATGAAGTTCAGTACGACAATGCCCGCTTATTCATTAACCAAATTGATTACGGCAGCAGCGGTTTTACAACTTGTAGAAAGAGATATGGTTAGTCTCGACGACAAAATGAACCAATATTTATCATCTAGACCATATAGCAATGATATCACGATTCGACATCTCCTCAGCCATACATCCGGTATCCCTCATCCATTTCCAATAAGAATGGATATTGAACACATAATGATGTGGGTATGCCCCATAGACAATAGCGAACGAATTGATGAGGATTCAGCATTGGTGCAGGTCCTTCAAGAACATAAAAAGCTTTTATTTAAGCCTGGAAAAAAATATGGCTATTCAAATATAGGATACTGGCTGCTGGGCAAAATAATTGAAAGTGTAACTAACCAAAGGTATATCGATTATATTAAAGAAAATTTATTTAAACCATTAAAACTTGAAGAACAAGAGCTAGGTTTTGATATATATGATCGAGCTAATCATGCGAAAGGATATTTAGCAAAATACTCTCTATCAAACTTTTTTAAAAGGGTCCTGATAGATAAAATCGCATGGTGTGATTATGAGGGTAAATGGCTCCATTTACGAGGATGTTACATGAATGGGCCGTCAGTGGCCGGCTTAATCGGTAACGCACGAGGCTTCAGCCGCTTCTTGCAGGATCAATTGAAAGACAACTCTCACTTGTTTAACCATGAAACAAAAGAGCTATATTATACACAACAGCAAAATAATAGTGGCAAACTTCTTAATACTACTTTAGGATGGCATATTGGAAAATTGGAAGGGGTTGAATATTTCTACAGAAGGGGTAATGGTGTCGGGTTTTACAATGAAATGAGAATATATCCAACCAGAGGTATTGCTACAATTATTATGACCAATAAACGTATAAGTAATGCAAACAGAATTATGAGAAAACTAGATAAGATATTTCTTAAATCAACTCCTTTGACAACCAATATAAATTTTTAA
- a CDS encoding glycosyltransferase, protein MQTIRVQKTEIQSPKPTGRIIYVNYDSLEPSGGVKVIYSHVLHLVNNGYPAFVLHTQKDFRIPWLECDVPILYAKDNLRISPNDIVVIPEDHNTALNVFKNIQTRKFVFCQNHYYIFNGLQNNDSWRNFGVTGIFCCSSIISDFISEVFGYSEVPVIHNAIPLDLFEPRNKKLQIAYMPRKIPGELNFIRNLFKKLYKQYDKIPWICIDKVKESKVAEIMNESAVFLSTSTYEGFGLPPIEAMASGCIVVGFHGDGGLEYASEDNGFWCEWNNITDCAKTLGQVITLIENDDEVISKKRGQAIKTAGEYSYKRQEKDLLNYWSDIYK, encoded by the coding sequence ATGCAAACAATCAGAGTTCAAAAAACAGAAATTCAAAGCCCAAAGCCGACTGGCAGGATTATATATGTCAACTACGATAGCCTTGAACCTTCTGGAGGGGTGAAGGTAATCTACTCACATGTATTGCATTTAGTAAATAATGGCTATCCCGCATTTGTACTCCATACCCAGAAAGACTTCAGGATTCCGTGGCTGGAGTGTGACGTGCCTATACTATATGCAAAAGACAATCTCAGGATATCACCAAATGATATTGTTGTTATTCCGGAGGATCATAATACGGCACTTAATGTATTCAAAAATATACAGACCAGGAAATTTGTCTTTTGCCAGAACCATTATTATATTTTCAATGGTCTCCAAAATAATGACTCCTGGCGGAATTTTGGTGTGACAGGCATATTCTGTTGTTCAAGTATTATAAGCGATTTTATCAGCGAAGTTTTTGGTTATTCTGAAGTACCGGTCATTCACAATGCGATTCCGTTGGATCTATTTGAACCACGAAATAAAAAATTGCAAATTGCGTATATGCCGAGAAAAATTCCAGGTGAACTGAATTTCATCAGAAACCTCTTCAAAAAACTTTATAAGCAATATGATAAAATTCCGTGGATATGCATTGATAAAGTTAAAGAATCAAAGGTGGCAGAAATCATGAATGAATCTGCTGTTTTCCTCTCCACCAGCACTTATGAAGGGTTTGGGCTACCACCAATAGAAGCAATGGCCAGCGGTTGTATAGTTGTGGGTTTTCACGGAGATGGTGGACTGGAATATGCATCAGAAGACAACGGATTCTGGTGTGAATGGAACAATATTACCGACTGCGCAAAAACGCTTGGACAAGTAATAACATTAATCGAGAATGATGATGAAGTAATTAGTAAAAAAAGGGGCCAGGCAATT